TCGCAACCGGAGCACACGACGTCATCGTCGCCGGCGGCGTGGAACACATGACCCGCGTCCCGATGGGAAGCGACTTCGGCGGCGTGACGGAGACCTACTTCGATCACTACGACGAACTGGTCCAGCAGGGCGAGAGCGCGGAACGGATCGCCGAGCAGTGGGGGTTCGATCGGCGCGAACTCGACGAACTCGCCGTCGAGTCCCAGCACCGTTGGAAGGCGGCGTGGGACGACGGTCGGTACGACTCTCAGATCGTACCCGTCCGGGTCGAGGACGACGACGAGACGCGCGTTGTCGACACGGACGGCCACCCCCGACCGGAGTCGACGGTCGACGACCTCGGGGATCTCCCGCTCGCGTTCAGGAGCGAGGGCGACGGCGTGATCCACGCGGGCAACTCGTCGGGGATCGTCGACGGCGCGAGCGCGGTGCTCGTGACGAGCCGAGAAGCGGCCGAAGAGCACGGCTGGGAGCCGATGGCCCGGATCGTCCAGACCGAGGTGGTCGGAGTCGACCCCGTTACGATGCTCACCGGGCCGATCCCCGCGACCGAGGGCGTCCTCGAGAAGACCGAATTCACGATCGACGACGTCGACCTCTTCGAGGTCAACGAGGCGTTCGCGTCCGTCGTCGCGGCGTGGCTCGAGGAAACCGGAGCTTCGTGGGAGGATACCAACGTCAACGGCGGCGCGATCGCCCACGGCCACCCGCTGGGAGCGACGGGGTCGGCCCTGCTCACGAAACTCGTCCACGAACTGGAGCGCCGCGGGGACGACGTCGGTCTCTCGACGATGTGTATCGGGTTCGGGCAGGGGATTGCGACGATCGTCGAGCGCCTCTAGCCGGCTGACCGTTCCGGCAACGACGGTTCCCCTTAGTCGATTCCGAGTCGGTCGGCGATCGTGTTCAACTGGATCTCGTCGGTGCCCTCGACGATCCGGAGAATGCGACCGAGCAGCAGGTGGTCGACGTAGGGGTTTTCCTCCGCGAGACCGTTGCTGCCGTGGACCTGGACGACGTCGTCGGCGACGTCCCAGAGCACGTTCGTCGCGAACCACTTGCAGATCGACGCCGCCTCGATCGCCGACCCGGACCGCTCGAGTTCCCACGCCGCGCGTAATCCGGCCGCGTCGGCCGCGTACGATCGCGCCCGGCCGCGGGCGAGTTTGTGCGAGATGCCCTGGAACGAGCCGATCGATCGGCCGAACGCCTCGCGCTGGTTCGCGTACTCGACGCCGCGTTCGAGCAGGTGCTCCGCGAAGCCGACGGCCTCGGCGGCCAGTTCCAGCCGGCCGAGCGAGAGGAACTCCATGGCGGTGTAGAACGCGGCGTCGACCTCGCCGAGCACCCGATCCTCGGAGAGGCGAACGTCGTCGAAGACGAGTTCGGCCTGCATCCCCTCCATCCCGACCGCGTTGTTCATCGCGCCCAGGTCGTACTCGTCGGCCTCGACGAGAAAGCAGGTGATGCCGCCGTACCGACCCGCCTCCGACTGGGGCGTCGTCCGGGCGAACACCTGCACGAAGTCGGCGTAGGGCGCGTTCGTGATCCACTGTTTGCGCCCGTTCAGCACCCATTCGTCGCCATCCGTTTCGGCCGACGTTTCCATGTCCGGCGCGTCCGAACCCACCCCGGGCTCCGTCAGCGCGAAGGCGGTCGACTTCTCGCCGGCGATCGCCGGTTCAAGGTAGCGATCGACCTGGTCACCCTCGGCGGCCGCGAGCAGCGGCTTCGGTCCCTCCGGGCCGGCGAGGACGAACTTGGTGAGTCCCGTGCCGTGGCTGGCGACGTGGCGCTTGGCGCGATACCACGTCACGGTCGAGACGCCCTCGCCGCCGACCTCCTCGGGGAGGTTCATCGCGTAGAACCCCGCGTCGGCGCTGCGCTTCCGGATCCGTTCGATGGCGTCGACGACCTCGTCGACGTAGCGCCCGTCGGGCCGGTGGCGAAGCCGGGGATTCGACCACGTCTCGCCCAGGTCCGACTCGATCGGGTCGACCTCCCTTGCGACGAACTCGTCGAGGCTGTCGAGCACGAGTCGCGTCTCCTCGTCGACGCCGAAGCTGACGCCGGACACCTGTTCCTGTGTCACCATACCACAGAGAACTGTCGGATCGCGCATCAATCCACCGGTCGAAAAAACGGAACCGACCACGGACGATCGGTCACGAAACGTTAACACACACCGGCATGAATAGGACCGGGTATGGAGTTCGGACTCGACGACAGGACTGCCCTCGTGACCGGGGGCGCGGGACGAATCGGGAGCGCGGACTGTCACGTACTCGCGGAGGAAGGCGCCGAGGTCGTCGTCCTCGACGTGAACGAGGAGGGCGCACGGGAGGTCGCCGACGAGATCGAAGCCGACGGCGGGGACGCCATGGCCGTCGGGTGCGACCTGACCGATCGGGACGAGGTTGCCGACACCGTCGAGGCCGTGCGGGAGGAAACCGGCGGCGTCGACGTCCTCGTCAACAACGCGGGGATGGTCGACGCCGTCGGCCGAGTGGGCGACCTGGACGACGACCTCTGGGATCGCGACATGGAGATCAACCTCACCGGGACCTACAACATCACCGAACGGATTTTCCCGGCGATGTGCGATCGCGGCTGGGGCCGGGTCATCTCGATGTCCTCGGTCGCCGGGACTCACGGCGGCTTCGGCCAGTTATCCTATTCGACGACGAAATCCGGACTCGTCGGCTTCGGCAAGACGCTCGCGCTGGAAGGGGCCCCCGAGGGCGTCACCTCGAATATCATCGCGCCATCGATCGTCGTCGGCCAACTCGCGGAGATGGACCCGGACGATATCGAGGACGTCAATCCACACTGGGCGGACATCGCCCGTGCGACCCCCGCGGGACACCTCGGCCGCGAGGAGGACGTGGCCAACCTCGTCGCCTACCTCGCCAGCGAGCAGGCGGGGTTCGTCACCGGACAGGTCGTCGGCGTCACCGGGGGCGTCGATCTGTTCACCTACTGACGCGGCGATCGGTTTTCTCGGGGACGATGGTCACGTCGGACGGTACAGCACGTCGATCAGTACCGGATCTCGAATCCGTCCTCGCCCCGTGGCTCGTCGTACTCGACCTCGACGTCGTCGACGTCGGCCGCCGGGCTGCCCTCGTGACAGAACTCGACCATCGATTCGACGGCGTCCTCGGGTCCCTCGAAGACCGCCTCGACGCGACCGTCGTCTAAGTTCTTGACCCAGCCGTCGACGCCGTGCTCGCGGGCCGTGTCGCGAGTCGTCGCCCGGTAGTAGACGCCCTGTACCTTTCCCGAGACGAAGACGTGGGCACGGGTTCGATCCGTCATGTACGAGCCATCGATCGCGATCGGCAAAAATCATGCTCGTCCGTCCGATCGCGCGTGTCGTCCGGACGGCGATCGCCCCGTGTCACTCGAGTTGTTTCCACTCCATGCCGACCGGGTCTTCGGGCGGTTCGAGCGGACTCCCGCGCAGTTCTGATCTGACCTCCGGTTCGTTGTACGATCGCGGCGCGACGTCGTTCGGGCCGTCGGGGTAAAACAACGACGCGAGCAGCTGTACGTGTCCGCGACCGACGCAGAGTTCGAACTGCCCGCCACCGTACATGTCGATATCGTGGTCCTCACAGTACTCGATCGTCTCGAACAGCGACCGGACGGTCCCGAACCGCGACGGTTTGACGTTACACCAGGTCGGTTCGAACGGCCGCCCGCGCAGGTCGTCCACGCCGTGGATCGGCGCGTCCCACGAGAGGCGGTCCGCGTTCGCCGCGAGAAGGTCCCGGACGTCCTCGGAGACCGCCGGGTCCTCCACGACGGCATCGGGGAACGATTCGAAGACCCGTCGGTAGAGCGCGGGGTCTGCCGGCTGATCGACCTCCGTCCCCTCGTACTGGCCCTTCAGGTCGAGCGCGCGGACAGCGCCGGTCTCCGCGAGCATCGCGAACGTCTCCTCGGTCCACTCCGCGGTCGGATCGAGTTTGAACTCGCAC
The nucleotide sequence above comes from Halosolutus halophilus. Encoded proteins:
- a CDS encoding thiolase family protein is translated as MREAVIVDAVRTPFGARGGAFADVHPQDLAAEPLIALEERLGFDPQETIEDVIYGCVSPIDEQGGNVGRIAPLVAGWGDDVPGVQLNRMCGSGQQAINFAAGAIATGAHDVIVAGGVEHMTRVPMGSDFGGVTETYFDHYDELVQQGESAERIAEQWGFDRRELDELAVESQHRWKAAWDDGRYDSQIVPVRVEDDDETRVVDTDGHPRPESTVDDLGDLPLAFRSEGDGVIHAGNSSGIVDGASAVLVTSREAAEEHGWEPMARIVQTEVVGVDPVTMLTGPIPATEGVLEKTEFTIDDVDLFEVNEAFASVVAAWLEETGASWEDTNVNGGAIAHGHPLGATGSALLTKLVHELERRGDDVGLSTMCIGFGQGIATIVERL
- a CDS encoding acyl-CoA dehydrogenase family protein; this translates as MVTQEQVSGVSFGVDEETRLVLDSLDEFVAREVDPIESDLGETWSNPRLRHRPDGRYVDEVVDAIERIRKRSADAGFYAMNLPEEVGGEGVSTVTWYRAKRHVASHGTGLTKFVLAGPEGPKPLLAAAEGDQVDRYLEPAIAGEKSTAFALTEPGVGSDAPDMETSAETDGDEWVLNGRKQWITNAPYADFVQVFARTTPQSEAGRYGGITCFLVEADEYDLGAMNNAVGMEGMQAELVFDDVRLSEDRVLGEVDAAFYTAMEFLSLGRLELAAEAVGFAEHLLERGVEYANQREAFGRSIGSFQGISHKLARGRARSYAADAAGLRAAWELERSGSAIEAASICKWFATNVLWDVADDVVQVHGSNGLAEENPYVDHLLLGRILRIVEGTDEIQLNTIADRLGID
- a CDS encoding SDR family NAD(P)-dependent oxidoreductase, with translation MEFGLDDRTALVTGGAGRIGSADCHVLAEEGAEVVVLDVNEEGAREVADEIEADGGDAMAVGCDLTDRDEVADTVEAVREETGGVDVLVNNAGMVDAVGRVGDLDDDLWDRDMEINLTGTYNITERIFPAMCDRGWGRVISMSSVAGTHGGFGQLSYSTTKSGLVGFGKTLALEGAPEGVTSNIIAPSIVVGQLAEMDPDDIEDVNPHWADIARATPAGHLGREEDVANLVAYLASEQAGFVTGQVVGVTGGVDLFTY
- a CDS encoding acylphosphatase — translated: MTDRTRAHVFVSGKVQGVYYRATTRDTAREHGVDGWVKNLDDGRVEAVFEGPEDAVESMVEFCHEGSPAADVDDVEVEYDEPRGEDGFEIRY